cctattattcttaggtttggtccttCATGGTGTCCccaatttcctggacattttgggtcatgactttgttggctatagtgttttctttaactgatgaatctatttcctctactgtatcttcaacaccagagatccgcaATTTAATCTCTTGCGTTCTGTTGCTTATACTTGCATCtttagtttctgttcatttactcagattttccacttccagcattccctcagtttgtgtcttctttattgtctccatttcagttttgaaatcttgagctgtttccctaacttgtttaattgctttctcttggtttTCAAGGGGTTTACtgattgcttcccatttttttgttctttcaaggtctgtgatggattgtgttgggattttaatggcgattgcatttaatctgtacattgtttttggtaggatggccatttttattatgttaatcctaccaattcatgagcatgtgagatatttccatcttctgatatcttctccaatttctttcttcaaacacttgaaaTTCTCCTCATAcgggtctttcacttgcttggttagaactgcaataagatattttatatcacTTGTGGCTGTTGTGAAGGGTTTTGTTTCCTTGCTTTTCTCTCAACCCATTTGTCATTTAcatgtaggagggctactgacttttggAGTTAGTCTTGTATCCAGATAAGGTGTTTATCTGCCAGAGGAGTTCCCTTGTAGAACTTTTGAGGTTGCTTATGTATATAAGGATATACAAGTATAAATTGAGGTTCATATTTGTAATCAGAAAACtgggtcatttttaaaaatattttctcttctatcacttTGATGATCTGTGTAAAATTTTGTCTAAAGCTGATTGGTTCTTGTTTTGCTACTTACTTTTCTTACATGATTTTACGAATTATAAATTTGTATTCTTATCCATTTAAGATATAGTAATTTTACTTAATGCTTATAGTGTTTTAACTGTATGTCTGGCACCTCATTTGTGCAGTGCCAGAAATGCCGTGAGAGGGCATTCATTTTAGAGAACTGATGTTACAGGTGGATGATAaggaccatgtgggtgctggatttGAACATGAGTCTTCTGAACATCCGTCTCTCCCACCttcaatttgtatttcttaacactttTTATCATTGAGGGAAAATGTTGtattcaaaagataaaaaaaatgtgttccaaTGTTCAATATTCATATGTTTTTATGCCATACTGTGTTACAATGGGTGTCATGTTGACCAAGAATGATACAGTATCACTAATACACTTCCATCATGAGGTGAGGGAAAGTACATGAAGTACAAAATAATAGTCTGAGTTGTCTATGCAGTGTTATCCAGGACAAGCTCCTATACTGTGATACAACAGTGTCTTCCTTCATAGAGCGGTAAGACTCAAATCTTTCATTATGCTCAGACCATTGAGAAGTGTCTTGAAGATTGCAGTGTTCCTCCTGGACATCACACCAGCCTGCACAGAAGTCCTCTCAATGACCTCTCAGAGTAAAGCTCAAAAACCACTGATGAATTGGCTCTCCAGATGCTCTTGCTTTCCCAGGTCGGAATTGGGACTCTTGGCAACATTTTTCTGTTTGTCCATAATTTCTCTCCCATCTTTACTGGCTCTCGACTGAGGACCACACAGGTCATTATTACCAACTTGGCTTTGGCCAATGTATTCATTCTCCTTGTCACTGCATTTCCAAGCAACATTATGGTTTTTGTTTCCCGGAGTCCTCCAAGTAACCTGCGATGCAAGATTGTGTTCTTCATTCACCTGGTGGCTCGAAGCACAAACATGTGCTCCACCTGTGTCCTGAACATCCATCAGCTTGTCACTCTTGTTCCTGGTCACTGGGGTAGGCTGATGCTCGGAGGAAGAAcccctgatgtcctgagttattCTTGTTACAGTTGTTGGTTGTTCTGTGTCTTAAATAATGTCTACATTCCAATGAAAGTCACTGATCCACAGAGCACAGGCAATGACACTAACAGTATAAGCGAGTGGGTCTGCTCCACATCTGGATTCAGTGTAGGCCTTGTCATCTTGCATTTTTCCCATGATGCCACATTCATCAGCATCATGGTCTGGACCAGTGTCTCCATGGTGCTTCTCCTCCATAGACATCAGCGAACACAGCACATCCTCGCTGCCAAATAGAACCACTGAGGCCATGCTGAGACTAGAGCAGCCCACACCATCTTCATGCTGGTGGTCACATTTGTTGGCTTGTACCtcctaaattttatttgtgtaatCTTTCACACTTTTTTAATGGACTCTCGCATCTGGTTGAGGCATGTAGGTGAAGCTTTGACTTCAGGCTTCCCCACTATTTCTCCCTTCCTGTTGATCTTTAGGGATCCTAAGGATCTTTATTCTGTGCTCTTCAACTGCTGAAAACCACAGTCAACATGACAAACATAGAAGACAGCTTTACTAGCAGCTGTACACACTCTATTAAGTAAAAGTTGTTTGAAAATTCTTCCTCATAAACCAGACATGTTGACTCACTGAACTTATCCCACCTCTGGGAATCTGACCCAGGAGGATTGCAATGTAACTAATGGCATGTCagcctgcagagtgagatccaggccaaatTGTGACAAGGAGACCCAGTCTCACAACTCTGTATCTGCaccctaagaaagaaagaagataaataaacaaatgagagaaaggagaatgaaaaAGAACACCAGTCATTCTATAAATATTCACCCCAGCCTTAGGAAATCAATGAGCTCATATATTGTATTAGAGCACATGCAATCCATATTGCATCCTATATATccatatcctttttcttttttaagatatttctttttttattaagatattttttctattcattctacTTGTCAAtcacagattcctctgtccttcctccttccactccctAGCACTCTCCCCCAAACCCACTCCCGTTCCccactcctccaaggcaaggtctcccatggggagtaagcAGAGCTTGTCACaatcagccaaggcaggtccaagcccctcctctctgtaccaaggctgtgcaaagcatctcaccataggcactaggctctaaaaagccagctcatgcacgaGGAACAGATCACGGTCCCACTGCCTTGGGCTCcacaaacaattcaagctaaacaactgtcttgcattccagaggacctagtctagtaccatgggggctcctcagctgttggccCACAGTTCATGCGTCTCCACTAgcttggctagttgtctctgtactttttccaaccGTGGTCTCAatattcttgctcatagaatccctctctctctctctctctctctctctctctctctctctctctctctctctctctctctcgtcaattggactcctggagctttgcTTGGGACccagctgtgaatctctgcatgtGCCTCCAACAGTCGCTGGATGAGGGTTCTGTGAtgtcagttagggtattcagccatttgatcaccagagtaggttagatccagcaccctcttaaCCATATCCAGTAGTCTATTgtagagtcatctttgtggattcctgaggacctccctagcactctgcttcttcctatttccatggtatcttcatttatcatggtatcgctttccttgttctcccactctgttccagATCCTGCAggaacctcccactcccctaagctctcattcccccTTTCCTTGCTCTCCATTACCTTCCTTACctccagtttgttcatgtagatctcatccttttctccatcactgggtcaTCCTTGTGTCTTTTCTAAGTTCCTCCTTACAAGATagtctctctggagctgtgagttgcagtctggttattctttgctttacttctagtttACACTGatgagtgactacataccatgtttgtctttctgaatctggattacctcactcaggatgatttttttctagttccatccttttgCCTGCAGAACTGTGCCCCAAAGAGGAAGGACCACCTCTAGGAAGGTGGGATCACCTTAAGGCATGCTAAAGAGAGTGTTAGAGAAATTATCCCTGTGCTGAAATAttctacttttccttcccagattcCCTCCCTCTAGCAAGGCTCTTGCTGGGCATACTATGGTGCTCTGaattattctttctgtctctgctctaaGCATGTTTACCCCGCTGCTTGGCATTCTTTAGCCTATCACTAAAGCTCCACACCCCACCATGAGGCTGTCTGCCACTGTGTGAACAATTCCATGATGGTTTAACTCAAGGTCATGGCTCTTTTCAATTGCTCTCCTTTCAGAAACTTTTGAGATTTATAGATTGCCTGTTCTGGTATGTTTTTCTCTTGAACTCTAATAAagtaatctttcagctttcatttgATGGATTCTTAAAGGcttttattaatgaaattaagAACCCCAGGAATGAAATCCCAATTTCCTTTTTCTACTGTGGTGTCAATAAAGAGACACCTAAAATTCTGGTGATAATGGTGTACATACAGTCTCATATCTTTCCCTACCCCAAGGGGAACAATACAGGAAGAACTGAggatagaaaaaataaacaaagaatgacAGACAGTCATCACATAAATTCACAATTAGCATATTTGTccaagcccttctggcttttagagtctccactgagaaaaaGGGGTAAATCTGATAAGTCTCCCttatatattacttggtctttttttaaaaacccatcCCCAACTTGATCTTTTTACCTTGCagtttttaacattctttctttgttctgagcattcagTGTTTTGATGATCATGTACCAAGGGGACTCCCTTTTTCCGTCTAGTCcatttggtgttttgtatgctCCCTGTATGTTGATatgcatgtccttctttaggtttgggacattttcttgatatgatacagaaaatattttctgtgcctttgacctgtgtttcttcctgcttcctctattcctattatttttacaTCTGGTCTTTTTGTAGTGTCCAAGATTTCCTGCAAACCTACTTCTATCTAAGACAATAAAACCTATGGCCTTAGATTGGAGACTAAACGGTCATGTTATATAGGCCAATAATCTGGCCAAGGTATTATGCACCAAAAGGGAAGGAACACCTCTAGAAAGATGGGCTGACCTTAAGCCATGCTGAAAAGGGGGTTTTGAAAAAATTTCACTTTGATGAAATattgtacttttccttcccatatTCCCACACCCTACGACAACTGTTACAGAGCAGAACCATGCTGCTCTGAAttatccttctttctttctctgatctAAGCATGATTGCCCCAatggtttttattctttgtatttcctaAAGCCCCACTCCCCACAATGGGGCTTTCTGCCACTGTGTGACTCATCTCTGTTCTGGCTTACCTCAAGTTCATGGCTCTTTTCGAACACTTGTTGGGCCACAGGTGGGAAAATACCAGACTGTTGATGACATGTTGATGGTCTTCCTGAAGGATTCATGCCAGTATGATTTTGCAAGTGTTAAACAGTACTGTACAATGAACCCCACtggaaatacattcaacaaatccCTTGATCTGCACAGGAGTGCACCTCTCCATACCTGATGACAACACTAATTCAaaacatgagaaaagaaaaacatgagaaACTTTTTCTAACTTCTGACAGCTATTCCTTAGCACCCAGCAAAGTTATAAACATTATCATTATAATTAACAGCAGAAGGTAATAATTGTGATTTTTCTTGAGGACcaatgttttttttccttcattggaGGTATCCCAAAGTCTCCATGCAAACACTGTCACTGACACCACAGATAACAAAGTAATGTACTCTCTGAGGGTTGTTAGTCTAGATAAACAGTCCTTTTATGAGCACTGGTAATCTGCATTCATTCCATCATCTGCAGAATGCTCCACTGAGTTATTGGAGAGGTAAGCATTTCCTTGGATCTGTCTCAGGGAAGAGAAGATCTTCAAATGGAGAAGAAGTCAGAGCTGTGTTTCTTCAGTAAAGACTTAGGAGCTGTTTTTCATCCCTGCAACCATCTCCAAAATTGCTGAGGCTGGACAGGTGGGATTCTTGTAACTGTAGATGTCTGCTTAACATTCTCTTCTCCCTACTGCAACTCTTCTGAAGTCAACATTAATGGTTAGGAGAGTTGATTTTTGTCTCTTCTTTACCTAATGATGTCAATGATTTCTTCTTCCCAAGGAAATGTCTGTTTCACATCTCAGCACTTATTTGAAAATGACATTTAATGTGACAATTATATATAGGATGGCTGATTTTTAGCTGATGGATGAAGACTGACTGTTCCTCTGGAAAACAGTGTATGAAGTATGTTGCAGACTAAACAAGAGCTTTCAAGACATGTTTCAAATACATGAGTTTCAAAAGAATCTGTCCGTACAAATGGTTTAACTGTGATGGTGTATCAATATATTTTGAGTATGGCTAAGGGAAGGTGGTGTTGACTCACCAGCATCTCCAGCATCTCCAGCTTCTGCTTTCTCCTAAAAGTTAATATacagaaaattatgaataaatgaaatgctTTGGTCCCTGGAGATTTTTCCATATAAATGTGGAAatttagttctttatattttataaatcggccctttgtcagatgtggggttggtaaagatctttttctgttctgtagaATGCTGTTTTGctctattgacagtgtcctttgccttacagaagcttttcagtttcgtgaggttccatttattaattgtagatCTTGGTGTCTGATTTATTGATGCTATATCCAGGAATTAGTCTCctgtcaatgcattcaaggctatttcatattttcttttctatcagattcagtgtaacttgATTTTTGttaagatctttgatccactatccctggtgcatgagctagctatctggagcccattacctatggtgggatgccttgctcagccttgatgcagtgggggagGGTCTTTGTCCTGTTTcaagtgaatgtaccaggcttttgggagagtggatggagggtgggttgtGGGGTATCCctggagggagcaggaagagagataagaggggaatctgtggatagaatgtaaaataaataaaaaaatttcttaaattaaaaaaacacatctTTTACTTGAACTTGATTTTTGTATAGGataatagatatgaatctataTGTAACCTTTTTCATACTCACATCCATTTACatgagcaccatttgttgaagatgctttcttttttccactgcataattttggcttctttatcaaaaaatcaggtgtccaaaGGTGCATGTATTTACATGATGAGTCTTTGATTTCATTtattgaactttttatttttatgtcaatatCATGTGATTTTTACTGCTATATTCCTGtaatagagcttgaaatcaggtatgATGATACCTcatgaagttcttttattgtacactATTTCTCTAGCAttcctgggttttttggtttttcatatgTAGTCCAGTATTGTTTGCTTGAGGGCTGTGAGGAATTATGTAGGAATTTTAATGGAGATTCCATTGACTCTGTAGAGAGCTTTTGGTATGATGGCCCTTTTAACAATGTTAatcttaccaatccatgagcatgtgagatctttctatcttctgatatcttctccaatttctttcttcaaaaacttgaagttcttgtcatataggtctttcactcgcttggttagagttacacaaagttattttattatttgtggctattgtgaagtgtgttgtttccttgatttctctctTAGCATGTtcatcatttttatataggagggtttctgatttatttgagtttatcttgtatccagtcatttcactaaaggtgtttatctgcTGAAGGAGTTCTGTGATAGAAATTTTAGGGCTGCTTCTGTATATAAGGATATATATGTGTAAATGGAGGTTCATATTTGTTATTAAGAAAACTGgttattttttttgaaatattttgtattttatcgCTTTGATGATCTGTTataaaattttctcaaaagctgattggTTCTTTATTTGCTACTTACTTTACTTACATGattttatgaattataaatttatattcttattcttttaaagatatagtaattttactttatatatCTAGTGTTTTAACTGCCTGTATGTCTGGCACCACATTTGTACAGTGCCACAAAAGCCATGAGAGGGCATTCAACTTggggaactgaagttacagatggatgttaaggaccatgtgggtgctggatttGAACATGAGTCTTCTaaacagccatctctccaaccttcaATTTGTAATTACTAACACATTTGGTCCCCAGGGACCATAGCATTTgatttattcattgatttttgtatattaactaTTTTTATAAGGAAGCAGAAGTTGGAGATATTGGAGATGCTGGTGAGTCAGCTCCACCCTCCCTTAGCCACACTCAAAATATATTGATACACCATCACAGTTAAACCATTTGCACACACAGATTCTTTTGAAACTCATGTACTTGAAACATGTCTTTGAAAGCTGTGGTTTAGTCTGCAACTTACTTCATACACTGTTTTCCAGAGGAACAGTCAGTCTCTATCCATCAGCTAAAAATCAGCCATCCTATATAGAGATGTCagattaaatgtaattttagatAAGTGCTAAGCTGTGAAGCAGACATTTCCTTGGGATGAAGAAATCATTGTGCTAGGAGGGAAGTTTCTGCATTGAAAGGATGGAAAACTGTGTTCCTATGTTCACTCTTCATATGTTCATAAGCCATATTGTGTTATCATGGGTGTCATGATGACCAAGAAAGATACAGCTGTATCACTAATAACTTTCCATCACGAGGTGAGGGAAAGTACATGAAGTACAAAATAATAGTCTGAGTTGTGTATGCATTGTTCTCCAGGACAAGCTCCTGTACTGTAATACCATAGTGACTTCCTTCATAGAAGAGTTAAACACTCAAATCATTCATTATGCTCAGACCATTGAGAAATGTTTTGAAGGCAGCTGTACTCCTCCTGGTCATCACTCAGGCCTGCACAGAAGTCCTCTCAATGTCCTCTCAGAGTAAAGCTCTAAAAACCACTGAGGAATTGACTCTCCAGATGTTTGTGCTTTTCCAAGTTGGGATTGGGACTCTGGccaatatttttctgtttgtccaCAATTTCTCTCCCATTAGTACAGGCTCTCGACTGAGGCCCACACAGGTCATTGTCACCAACTTGGCTGTGACCAATGCCTTCCTTCTCCTTGTCACTGCATTTCCAAGCAACatcatggtttttgtttgctgGAGTCTTCCAAGTAACCTGCGATGCAAAATTGTGTTCTTCATTCGCCTGATGGCTCGAAGCACGAACATGTGCTCCACCTGTGCCCTGAGCATCCATCAGTTTCTCACTCTTGTTCCTGGTCACTGGGGTAGGCTGATGCCTCGAGGAAGAACCCCAGATGTCCTGAGTTATTCTTGTTACAGTTGTTGGTGGTTCAGTGTCTTAAATAATGTCTACATTCCAATCAAAGTCATTGGTCCACAGAACACAGGCAATGACACTAACAATCAAAGCATGTTTCTATGTTCCACATCTGGATTCACTGTAGGCATTGTCTTCTTACATTTGGCCCATGATGCCACATTCATCAGCATCATGGTCTGGAccagtgtctccatggtgattctcCTCTATAGACATCACCAGAGAACACAGCACATCCTCACTCCCACTCAGAACCACAGAGGCCATGTTGAGACCAGAGCAGCCCAAACTGGCCTGATAGTGGTGGTCACATTTGTTGCCCTGTACctcctaaattttatttgtatcatCTTTCACACTGTTTTAACAGACTGGGGTCTCTTGTTGAGGCACGTAGGTGAAGCTTTGACTGCATGCTTCCCCACTATTTCTCCCATCCTGTTGATCTTTAGGGATCCTAAGAATCCTTGCTCTGTGCTCTTCAACTGCTGAAAACCACAGTCAAAAGGCCAAACACAGAAAACAGCTTTACCAACAGTCATAAACACTCTATAGTAAATAATGGTTTGAAAAGTCTGTCTTTACAAAAGGGATATTGTGACTCACTACaggcatcccagcactgggaaagttaATCCAGGAGAAATGCAATATAATTAATGGTATATCCCAGACCTATGGAGTAAGATACTGGACAACCTCTGATACAGAGCCGCAGTTCCACATATCTAGCTTGTCATGTGAAGAGTTTATACAAATGTTATCTCAGGTAAGCAAAGCTCATAACCTCATGTATTGGCATATTGTTGTCAATGGACAGATGTAAATTTTAAAGTTGAAAAACAGAGATTTGTGCTTATCCTGGACACATGTAAGGTACCTGAACAATAAATATGTGTCCTCTTAGTCTttgagtctttgtttcccatGTATTTATCTGAAATGCCGCCATGTTAGATAGGGAAAGTATTGTGCATTGAAAGGTTGCTTCTCACACATCCAGGTAAACCTTCTTTAATTTTCCCTAAGGAAATGTTCCTGTGGGGATAAATATAAGTTAAAGATGTGGAAGCTTCGTTTCTGGGATTTATCATGTGAGTTTTTATACTTCAtcactgaaaatcaaaatgaagacCCTAGTTTACTATGAAGTTTATTAGGACTTCATCTTCCCTTGATTTTTCTCTCATCCTCCTGATAGTGCATTCTATGAAGAATGATGTAATACAGACTTGAGTCAGGAGGAGGGGCTTTGGCCTGCCCCTACTAAATGGACctagctctgctgactccccatggaaggcctcaCCTTTTTGTAAGAGGGAATGGTGGTGGGTGGGTAAAGGAAGGctggagggctgggaggagggaagagtgggatctgtgattggtataaaaatgaataaaaatttatttaaaaaacaagaaattaaagaaaaaaatacagtgagAATGTCaaacctgaaataaaataaactgcaaataattaaaaaacataaagaatgaTGTGATAAATCTACCTCACCTCCAATATACTATGTGCTGCTATAGGGTTCTCTCAGCAGGGGCGACCATGAGCAGACAAGGAAGAACACATCTCCACCCTGAAATCTAAACCCTGAAGATCATATGCACTCTATGGTGTCGATTCACCTGTTGGCTACGTAAGGATTATGTATAggtctcccccctctctctcccttccccctgtgtgtgtgtgtgtgtgtgtgtgtgtgtgtgtgtgtgtgtgtgtaaatcttcTTTTTTGAAGCATAAGAAATCTTATTGATTCTCATGTGATTTGTG
This window of the Peromyscus eremicus unplaced genomic scaffold, PerEre_H2_v1 PerEre#2#unplaced_72, whole genome shotgun sequence genome carries:
- the LOC131901376 gene encoding vomeronasal type-1 receptor 4-like; amino-acid sequence: MSSQSKALKTTEELTLQMFVLFQVGIGTLANIFLFVHNFSPISTGSRLRPTQVIVTNLAVTNAFLLLVTAFPSNIMVFVCWSLPSNLRCKIVFFIRLMARSTNMCSTCALSIHQFLTLVPGHWGRLMPRGRTPDVLSYSCYSCWWFSVLNNVYIPIKVIGPQNTGNDTNNQSMFLCSTSGFTVGIVFLHLAHDATFISIMVWTSVSMVILLYRHHQRTQHILTPTQNHRGHVETRAAQTGLIVVVTFVALYLLNFICIIFHTVLTDWGLLLRHVGEALTACFPTISPILLIFRDPKNPCSVLFNC